A stretch of DNA from Curtobacterium sp. MCBD17_035:
CAGGGGTGGCGGGGCAGAGTTTCCGGACGTAGACGTTCGTTTTGAGGTGCAGCCGCGGCGACTTTTCGGGCCGTTCTGGCAGCTACGGGTCGTTGACACCGTCACCGGTGCAGCGATTCCGGTGAGCGGCGGGGCGATGCTCACCGGTTATGGATCCGTTCGTCGCGCCGCGAAGTACTCGACGCTGTATTACCTGAACCGGGAGCGTCGGCGGAACGATCGCGCGGCCCGCCGACGGCAGGCACGGTGAACCGACCGAGTAAGCGCAGCGATCGGGCAGGTGACAGGGATTCCGAGTGGTCGCGTCGGATCGGGCCGGAAGCGACGCGGACACGACGCACGGCCGTGCGGGCGCAACGTTCCGCGCGCGGTGTCCTCATCGTCTACGTCGCGGGCCTGATCATCGTGTTCGGCTCGCAAGGCTTCCGCTCGACCGGGGAACGGACGCTTCCGAACGTGCTCCTGTTCGGAAGCATGATCCTGGTGCTCGCCTGCGAGACCGAGCTGACCATCCGGCAGCAGAGGTCCATGTCGCAGGCGCGGAAACAGGCCAGCGCAGTGCTCACCCGTGGCACCGGTGAGACCCGGAACGTGCTTCCCTCGGACGACTACCTCCTCCAACTGTCACGGTTCGACCAATGGACCGCCCGGTACAAGCTTCGATGGTTCGACGGCACGGTCCCGTCCTCCCGAAGCGCACAGCCGTAAGCGCCGACCTTTCGTCTGGACAGCCGCAGGAAGGCGCGAGTTCCGGTAAGCCATCGGCCATCGGACGCCGCTCGTCGACGCGGCCTACTCCGTAAAACGCGTCAGCCAGCACGTCTGCTCGACGGTGGTCGGAGATGCTGCCACTTCCCTAGGATCGAAGCATGGACCTTGCCGACGTTCTCAAGAGAGTTGAGGCGTCTTACCGCGGCAGTGCGTCGTGGACCGACCCCCATGTTGACCGCGAGGTCGAGGATGCCGAGTACTCGCGGGTCACCGATCCGGACCGCTACCGGATCGTGGGAGCCAGGGCGAGTGCGTGGGAGCGAGCCCTCGTGGACCTGGGCCTCGCCGCCGCTGAGCAGGCACGGCTTCCCGATTGGCCGTACGGCCCGAGGGGCGTCTTCGCGATTCGCCTCCGCCCACGCGTCGCCGACGCGTTGGAACTCCTCGTGGTGCACGGGTCGATGGAGTCAGTGTCCGACACGGTGATCGGCATCGGGATCGGAATCCCACCCGTGATGGTGGCCATGGAGCCCGACTGTGGGTGCGACGCATGCGACTCCGGCTCGGCCGATCTCCTCGACGTGGTCGACCAGGCGTTCGTCGACGTGGTCTCTGGCGAGATCCTCTACGCCGAAGGCGACGGTTGGACGCTCATCGACACTCATGAGCGTTCTCAGTACACCGGCGGCATCAACGCTGCAGCGATCGCCGCTTCGGTCCGGCGTGGTGACCCAGTCGGCATTCGTGCCTTGATCGGTCGGGCTTGGCTCTCTGCAGCGGACCAGTAGGCAGCGTGATCGGCGTCTCGGCAGCCGATCGGCTACCGAACGTTCTGAGCGAGCGTCACCCACTCCTCGTCGCGGACGTAGCCCAGCGCATCGTTCGCGCGGAGGATCGCGACATTGTCCACGGAACCACCTGTGCGAAATCGCGTAACGCCCTCTGCCGCGAGCGTCAGCACAGAAGCCGCCTTCACGGCGATACCCAAACCCCGACCACGCCAGGCTCGGTGGACAACGGTGAAGTGCGTCTCAGCCTCCACTCCGTCGATGTCCACGAAAGTATTGGGCCTGGGTGGGGCCATCATCATCGCAGGAATAACGGTCGGAGCAGCAGCTCCGGCATCGGCGGCCACGGCCGCCGCCACTGGGACCGCAGACGGAGTGGCGCGTGTGGTCGATCGTACGTCCGAAGCGATGCCCGTCGACAGTACCGCGATCC
This window harbors:
- a CDS encoding DUF6226 family protein → MDLADVLKRVEASYRGSASWTDPHVDREVEDAEYSRVTDPDRYRIVGARASAWERALVDLGLAAAEQARLPDWPYGPRGVFAIRLRPRVADALELLVVHGSMESVSDTVIGIGIGIPPVMVAMEPDCGCDACDSGSADLLDVVDQAFVDVVSGEILYAEGDGWTLIDTHERSQYTGGINAAAIAASVRRGDPVGIRALIGRAWLSAADQ